In Selenomonadales bacterium, the genomic window AGTTTTGCCTGATCGCTCTTCGCACCCGTCAACCGTACCGACAGACAGACTTCTCTCCCTTCGTTACCGCATCGATTTTCTGCAACGACGACTGCCATCATACTGTCTTGCCTTAGACAGCTTCTTCTTATCATGCGTCTTCCGCCGCGCATCTCCTCATACGATGACATGCACGCGCCATCAAGTGCAGCGATCGCATCGGCAAGTTCTTCTTGCTTCTCTTTATCACCTGCCAAATGATCGAATCGTCCCCACATGTCGATCGTAACCATATCGACCTTCGCACCGACCGATTCTACCGCGCTTATCATCGGCATCTCGACTGCTTCTGCCCTGCCGCGGTTTCCATATGTACCGCCAATGAGCGCCAGCAATATAACCGCCACTACCCATACTCTCCACATAGTTTGTCCCATCATTCGTTTCACCATATATCCCCCACTTTCATTTCCTACATATTCATGGTTGCCCGATGATAGAACTTTTAAACACAGAAAAATCCCGACTATCCGTGCAGACGAAAATCATCTGTACGTACAGTCGGGATAACTGCTTTACATCAAACCCGAACGGTCGGTTGGCATATAATATTTGATCGGCACTGCATTTTGATATGGCACAATCTCTGCCTCAGACAATGTTTGTTCAACCAATCGATCGCCAACAACCATATATTTTACGCCCCTTGTACCTTCTCTCGTTCGATGGATACGTAAAAATACATTCGGCTCATTGGTCACATAGATATTGGAGTGTCCTG contains:
- a CDS encoding YwmB family TATA-box binding protein, whose amino-acid sequence is MAVILLALIGGTYGNRGRAEAVEMPMISAVESVGAKVDMVTIDMWGRFDHLAGDKEKQEELADAIAALDGACMSSYEEMRGGRRMIRRSCLRQDSMMAVVVAENRCGNEGREVCLSVRLTGAKSDQAKLAERAEEIMRAGENFGGKMARNTCLRGRISGKLKCKEKTDHIEKILTHLGAQMITIQNSKRYVTCTAYAPQIAGAVQLSGEQVNVNIALRESGEDTMVYLGTPLLMMEY